One Vespa crabro chromosome 1, iyVesCrab1.2, whole genome shotgun sequence genomic region harbors:
- the LOC124424735 gene encoding protocadherin Fat 4 isoform X4 codes for MGTSLQKIVPLLSCMLQFIAGQLIRDTRCFLENGATAAHLFVNEDHAVGDIVGVLGVLGDPGPHGDIKLRLQELDSPVEFSPYSKNLTLTRPLDKEGVDGPASVYVNVICERKRTLDPGFVIPVNIRVTDANDNAPQFVNAPYVLNISEVTVVGTRVLQGVRAVDADQPGPYSTVQYAVLPGPHSEYFVFVNALEGTLVLRKPLDYEALTNFSIDIRAQDQGNPPRSSTTTLYVNVIDADDQNPSFLNDQYKVKLPSQIKTRTVLKVEPASIKAVDQDVGINAPVRYTIQGGILPFLLLNPDTAEIVIIRSLQENELLSPATIVVKATQIDNPDRYALATIVVSREDAYGTGPTAGGRVPTKFTLKDYQIKIPENTPPGSVILTMSVNRADSLLRFWLVGAVEDLERFSVTPSGELILKGTLDYEKRTQHSFLVQVTDGYFNDTSRVNVSIEDVNEWEPRFRHPRYEFHARSLKEGSIVGRLEAADGDRDDMIRLSLRGPDARSFEIHDNGELILRSMNTINGSMARLVAVVSDSGRPPRSSMVPVIVHIPNGASLPVAARAAPAWLGSSVLLVAVFGAVLGLLGVVILILILYIYKHKGSKSGGSVSSVGTGYREKSPVPSALSPTPQVLGASALQDTSENSYRKRSTTNESGSNVNETVTDLDAPGFGELNERAYAATIKSVASARQLPLYARHKIAPAPNPPALSATSNIPNIGGLVQNMNDLSARSNLDATSHDSSTCSGDPPDSLMTVWPVGSMSPRVKKLSWDDDDRTVESIDVRAETRPGSTKTETERLNLTVYF; via the exons ATGGGGACCAGCTTACAAAAGATCGTGCCTCTTCTTTCCTGCATGCTCCAATTTATTGCCGGACAAT TGATCCGAGACACGAGATGTTTTTTGGAAAACGGTGCAACGGCGGCTCATCTCTTTGTCAACGAGGATCACGCAGTTGGCGATATCGTCGGCGTTCTTGGTGTCTTGGGAGATCCAGGACCACACGGAGACATTAAATTGAGACTTCAAGAACTTGATAGTCCTGTCGAGTTTTCACcttattcgaaaaatttaacattaactAGACCACTGGATAAAGAAGGTGTTGACGGACCTGCCAGCGTTTACGTTAACGTTATTTGCGAAAGAAAACGTACTTTAGATCCC GGTTTCGTGATACCAGTTAATATTCGCGTGACTGATGCCAATGATAATGCGCCTCAATTCGTGAACGCTCCTTACGTATTGAATATTTCTGAG GTCACGGTCGTTGGCACAAGAGTATTGCAGGGTGTCCGAGCAGTGGATGCAGATCAACCAGGGCCTTATTCTACTGTGCAATATGCCGTTTTACCGGGACCTCATTCG gaatatttcgtttttgtGAATGCGTTAGAAGGCACGCTAGTATTAAGAAAACCTTTGGATTACGAAGCTCTTACAAATTTCTCCATTGATATTCGAGCACAA gATCAAGGTAATCCTCCACGATCCTCGACCACGACGTTATACGTGAACGTCATCGATGCCGATGATCAAAATCCTTCGTTTCTCAATGATCAGTACAAAGTCAAACTTCCTTCGCAAATTAAAACG AGAACAGTTTTGAAAGTGGAGCCAGCATCGATAAAGGCTGTTGATCAAGACGTTGGTATAAATGCTCCTGTTAGATATACCATTCAAGGAGGAAttttaccttttcttcttttaaatccTGACACTGCCGAAATAGTTATTATACGATCGTTGCAAGAAAATGAACTCTTGTCGCCTGCTACGATCGTCGTTAAA GCTACTCAGATAGACAATCCTGATAGATATGCATTGGCGACTATCGTTGTATCTCGAGAGGATGCTTATGGAACAGGTCCTACTGCAG GTGGCCGAGTACCTACGAAGTTCACGCTAAAagattatcaaataaaaattccgGAGAATACACCGCCTGGTAGCGTTATTTTAACTATGAGCGTCAATAGAGCTGATTCT CTATTAAGATTTTGGCTTGTTGGAGCAGTTGAAGACTTGGAAAGGTTCTCTGTAACTCCTTCTGGCGAATTAATTTTGAAGGGTACTCTTGATTATGAGAAAAGAACTCAACATAGTTTTCTAGTTCAAGTTACTGATGGTTACTTT AACGATACATCCAGAGTCAATGTATCGATTGAGGATGTGAATGAATGGGAACCACGATTTCGACATCCCAGATATGAATTCCATGCTCGTTCTTTAAAAGAAGGATCTATTGTCG GAAGATTGGAAGCCGCGGATGGCGACAGAGACGATATGATTCGATTGTCTTTAAGAGGTCCAGATGCAAG gTCATTTGAAATACATGACAATGGTGAGTTGATTTTAAGATCTATGAATACCATAAATGGTTCAATGGCTCGTTTAGTAGCAGTTGTTTCGGATTCAGGACGTCCTCCAAG ATCGAGCATGGTACCTGTAATAGTTCATATACCGAATGGTGCCTCCTTACCTGTAGCAGCAAGGGCTGCACCTGCTTGGTTGGGAAGTAGTGTTCTTTTAGTAGCAGTTTTTGGAGCTGTTTTAGGACTACTTGGAgttgttatacttattcttattctttacatatataagca CAAAGGGAGCAAAAGTGGTGGATCTGTAAGTTCCGTTGGAACCGGATATCGCGAGAAATCGCCGGTGCCATCAGCTTTAAGTCCAACGCCACAAGTATTAGGAGCCAGTGCTCTTCAAGATACTTCAGAGAACAGCTACAGGAAGCGTTCTACCACGAACGAGAGTGGAAGTAACGTTAACGAGACCGTCACCGATCTCGACGCACCTGGTTTTGGAGAATTGAACGAGCGAGCCTACGCCGCCACGATCAAAA GTGTCGCATCGGCTAGACAGCTACCTCTCTATGCTAGGCATAAGATCGCACCAGCCCCGAATCCACCTGCCTTATCAGCAACCTCAAACATTCCAAATATCGGCGGTCTTGTTCAAAACATGAATGACTTGAGTGCAAGGAGCAATCTCGATGCAACTTCCCACGATTCATCTACTTGCTCCGGTGACCCACCGGACTCTCTGATGACTGTCTGGCCAGTAGGATCTATGTCTCCGAGAGTTAAGAAACTTTCCTGGGACGACGACGATAGG ACTGTGGAAAGTATCGACGTAAGAGCAGAAACCAGGCCAGGAAGCACTAAAACTGAGACCGAACGTCTAAATCTTACcgtttatttttga
- the LOC124424735 gene encoding protocadherin-16 isoform X1, protein MGTSLQKIVPLLSCMLQFIAGQLIRDTRCFLENGATAAHLFVNEDHAVGDIVGVLGVLGDPGPHGDIKLRLQELDSPVEFSPYSKNLTLTRPLDKEGVDGPASVYVNVICERKRTLDPGFVIPVNIRVTDANDNAPQFVNAPYVLNISEVTVVGTRVLQGVRAVDADQPGPYSTVQYAVLPGPHSEYFVFVNALEGTLVLRKPLDYEALTNFSIDIRAQDQGNPPRSSTTTLYVNVIDADDQNPSFLNDQYKVKLPSQIKTRTVLKVEPASIKAVDQDVGINAPVRYTIQGGILPFLLLNPDTAEIVIIRSLQENELLSPATIVVKATQIDNPDRYALATIVVSREDAYGTGPTAGGRVPTKFTLKDYQIKIPENTPPGSVILTMSVNRADSLLRFWLVGAVEDLERFSVTPSGELILKGTLDYEKRTQHSFLVQVTDGYFNDTSRVNVSIEDVNEWEPRFRHPRYEFHARSLKEGSIVGRLEAADGDRDDMIRLSLRGPDARSFEIHDNGELILRSMNTINGSMARLVAVVSDSGRPPRSSMVPVIVHIPNGASLPVAARAAPAWLGSSVLLVAVFGAVLGLLGVVILILILYIYKHSKGSKSGGSVSSVGTGYREKSPVPSALSPTPQVLGASALQDTSENSYRKRSTTNESGSNVNETVTDLDAPGFGELNERAYAATIKSMFPSRVIHDGTMRSSHRFERRFVRASSSVASARQLPLYARHKIAPAPNPPALSATSNIPNIGGLVQNMNDLSARSNLDATSHDSSTCSGDPPDSLMTVWPVGSMSPRVKKLSWDDDDRTVESIDVRAETRPGSTKTETERLNLTVYF, encoded by the exons ATGGGGACCAGCTTACAAAAGATCGTGCCTCTTCTTTCCTGCATGCTCCAATTTATTGCCGGACAAT TGATCCGAGACACGAGATGTTTTTTGGAAAACGGTGCAACGGCGGCTCATCTCTTTGTCAACGAGGATCACGCAGTTGGCGATATCGTCGGCGTTCTTGGTGTCTTGGGAGATCCAGGACCACACGGAGACATTAAATTGAGACTTCAAGAACTTGATAGTCCTGTCGAGTTTTCACcttattcgaaaaatttaacattaactAGACCACTGGATAAAGAAGGTGTTGACGGACCTGCCAGCGTTTACGTTAACGTTATTTGCGAAAGAAAACGTACTTTAGATCCC GGTTTCGTGATACCAGTTAATATTCGCGTGACTGATGCCAATGATAATGCGCCTCAATTCGTGAACGCTCCTTACGTATTGAATATTTCTGAG GTCACGGTCGTTGGCACAAGAGTATTGCAGGGTGTCCGAGCAGTGGATGCAGATCAACCAGGGCCTTATTCTACTGTGCAATATGCCGTTTTACCGGGACCTCATTCG gaatatttcgtttttgtGAATGCGTTAGAAGGCACGCTAGTATTAAGAAAACCTTTGGATTACGAAGCTCTTACAAATTTCTCCATTGATATTCGAGCACAA gATCAAGGTAATCCTCCACGATCCTCGACCACGACGTTATACGTGAACGTCATCGATGCCGATGATCAAAATCCTTCGTTTCTCAATGATCAGTACAAAGTCAAACTTCCTTCGCAAATTAAAACG AGAACAGTTTTGAAAGTGGAGCCAGCATCGATAAAGGCTGTTGATCAAGACGTTGGTATAAATGCTCCTGTTAGATATACCATTCAAGGAGGAAttttaccttttcttcttttaaatccTGACACTGCCGAAATAGTTATTATACGATCGTTGCAAGAAAATGAACTCTTGTCGCCTGCTACGATCGTCGTTAAA GCTACTCAGATAGACAATCCTGATAGATATGCATTGGCGACTATCGTTGTATCTCGAGAGGATGCTTATGGAACAGGTCCTACTGCAG GTGGCCGAGTACCTACGAAGTTCACGCTAAAagattatcaaataaaaattccgGAGAATACACCGCCTGGTAGCGTTATTTTAACTATGAGCGTCAATAGAGCTGATTCT CTATTAAGATTTTGGCTTGTTGGAGCAGTTGAAGACTTGGAAAGGTTCTCTGTAACTCCTTCTGGCGAATTAATTTTGAAGGGTACTCTTGATTATGAGAAAAGAACTCAACATAGTTTTCTAGTTCAAGTTACTGATGGTTACTTT AACGATACATCCAGAGTCAATGTATCGATTGAGGATGTGAATGAATGGGAACCACGATTTCGACATCCCAGATATGAATTCCATGCTCGTTCTTTAAAAGAAGGATCTATTGTCG GAAGATTGGAAGCCGCGGATGGCGACAGAGACGATATGATTCGATTGTCTTTAAGAGGTCCAGATGCAAG gTCATTTGAAATACATGACAATGGTGAGTTGATTTTAAGATCTATGAATACCATAAATGGTTCAATGGCTCGTTTAGTAGCAGTTGTTTCGGATTCAGGACGTCCTCCAAG ATCGAGCATGGTACCTGTAATAGTTCATATACCGAATGGTGCCTCCTTACCTGTAGCAGCAAGGGCTGCACCTGCTTGGTTGGGAAGTAGTGTTCTTTTAGTAGCAGTTTTTGGAGCTGTTTTAGGACTACTTGGAgttgttatacttattcttattctttacatatataagca CAGCAAAGGGAGCAAAAGTGGTGGATCTGTAAGTTCCGTTGGAACCGGATATCGCGAGAAATCGCCGGTGCCATCAGCTTTAAGTCCAACGCCACAAGTATTAGGAGCCAGTGCTCTTCAAGATACTTCAGAGAACAGCTACAGGAAGCGTTCTACCACGAACGAGAGTGGAAGTAACGTTAACGAGACCGTCACCGATCTCGACGCACCTGGTTTTGGAGAATTGAACGAGCGAGCCTACGCCGCCACGATCAAAAGTATGTTCCCGTCACGAGTAATTCATGACGGTACGATGCGCTCTTCGCACCGTTTCGAACGGCGATTCGTACGAGCTAGCTCAA GTGTCGCATCGGCTAGACAGCTACCTCTCTATGCTAGGCATAAGATCGCACCAGCCCCGAATCCACCTGCCTTATCAGCAACCTCAAACATTCCAAATATCGGCGGTCTTGTTCAAAACATGAATGACTTGAGTGCAAGGAGCAATCTCGATGCAACTTCCCACGATTCATCTACTTGCTCCGGTGACCCACCGGACTCTCTGATGACTGTCTGGCCAGTAGGATCTATGTCTCCGAGAGTTAAGAAACTTTCCTGGGACGACGACGATAGG ACTGTGGAAAGTATCGACGTAAGAGCAGAAACCAGGCCAGGAAGCACTAAAACTGAGACCGAACGTCTAAATCTTACcgtttatttttga
- the LOC124424735 gene encoding protocadherin Fat 4 isoform X3: protein MGTSLQKIVPLLSCMLQFIAGQLIRDTRCFLENGATAAHLFVNEDHAVGDIVGVLGVLGDPGPHGDIKLRLQELDSPVEFSPYSKNLTLTRPLDKEGVDGPASVYVNVICERKRTLDPGFVIPVNIRVTDANDNAPQFVNAPYVLNISEVTVVGTRVLQGVRAVDADQPGPYSTVQYAVLPGPHSEYFVFVNALEGTLVLRKPLDYEALTNFSIDIRAQDQGNPPRSSTTTLYVNVIDADDQNPSFLNDQYKVKLPSQIKTRTVLKVEPASIKAVDQDVGINAPVRYTIQGGILPFLLLNPDTAEIVIIRSLQENELLSPATIVVKATQIDNPDRYALATIVVSREDAYGTGPTAGGRVPTKFTLKDYQIKIPENTPPGSVILTMSVNRADSLLRFWLVGAVEDLERFSVTPSGELILKGTLDYEKRTQHSFLVQVTDGYFNDTSRVNVSIEDVNEWEPRFRHPRYEFHARSLKEGSIVGRLEAADGDRDDMIRLSLRGPDARSFEIHDNGELILRSMNTINGSMARLVAVVSDSGRPPRSSMVPVIVHIPNGASLPVAARAAPAWLGSSVLLVAVFGAVLGLLGVVILILILYIYKHSKGSKSGGSVSSVGTGYREKSPVPSALSPTPQVLGASALQDTSENSYRKRSTTNESGSNVNETVTDLDAPGFGELNERAYAATIKSVASARQLPLYARHKIAPAPNPPALSATSNIPNIGGLVQNMNDLSARSNLDATSHDSSTCSGDPPDSLMTVWPVGSMSPRVKKLSWDDDDRTVESIDVRAETRPGSTKTETERLNLTVYF, encoded by the exons ATGGGGACCAGCTTACAAAAGATCGTGCCTCTTCTTTCCTGCATGCTCCAATTTATTGCCGGACAAT TGATCCGAGACACGAGATGTTTTTTGGAAAACGGTGCAACGGCGGCTCATCTCTTTGTCAACGAGGATCACGCAGTTGGCGATATCGTCGGCGTTCTTGGTGTCTTGGGAGATCCAGGACCACACGGAGACATTAAATTGAGACTTCAAGAACTTGATAGTCCTGTCGAGTTTTCACcttattcgaaaaatttaacattaactAGACCACTGGATAAAGAAGGTGTTGACGGACCTGCCAGCGTTTACGTTAACGTTATTTGCGAAAGAAAACGTACTTTAGATCCC GGTTTCGTGATACCAGTTAATATTCGCGTGACTGATGCCAATGATAATGCGCCTCAATTCGTGAACGCTCCTTACGTATTGAATATTTCTGAG GTCACGGTCGTTGGCACAAGAGTATTGCAGGGTGTCCGAGCAGTGGATGCAGATCAACCAGGGCCTTATTCTACTGTGCAATATGCCGTTTTACCGGGACCTCATTCG gaatatttcgtttttgtGAATGCGTTAGAAGGCACGCTAGTATTAAGAAAACCTTTGGATTACGAAGCTCTTACAAATTTCTCCATTGATATTCGAGCACAA gATCAAGGTAATCCTCCACGATCCTCGACCACGACGTTATACGTGAACGTCATCGATGCCGATGATCAAAATCCTTCGTTTCTCAATGATCAGTACAAAGTCAAACTTCCTTCGCAAATTAAAACG AGAACAGTTTTGAAAGTGGAGCCAGCATCGATAAAGGCTGTTGATCAAGACGTTGGTATAAATGCTCCTGTTAGATATACCATTCAAGGAGGAAttttaccttttcttcttttaaatccTGACACTGCCGAAATAGTTATTATACGATCGTTGCAAGAAAATGAACTCTTGTCGCCTGCTACGATCGTCGTTAAA GCTACTCAGATAGACAATCCTGATAGATATGCATTGGCGACTATCGTTGTATCTCGAGAGGATGCTTATGGAACAGGTCCTACTGCAG GTGGCCGAGTACCTACGAAGTTCACGCTAAAagattatcaaataaaaattccgGAGAATACACCGCCTGGTAGCGTTATTTTAACTATGAGCGTCAATAGAGCTGATTCT CTATTAAGATTTTGGCTTGTTGGAGCAGTTGAAGACTTGGAAAGGTTCTCTGTAACTCCTTCTGGCGAATTAATTTTGAAGGGTACTCTTGATTATGAGAAAAGAACTCAACATAGTTTTCTAGTTCAAGTTACTGATGGTTACTTT AACGATACATCCAGAGTCAATGTATCGATTGAGGATGTGAATGAATGGGAACCACGATTTCGACATCCCAGATATGAATTCCATGCTCGTTCTTTAAAAGAAGGATCTATTGTCG GAAGATTGGAAGCCGCGGATGGCGACAGAGACGATATGATTCGATTGTCTTTAAGAGGTCCAGATGCAAG gTCATTTGAAATACATGACAATGGTGAGTTGATTTTAAGATCTATGAATACCATAAATGGTTCAATGGCTCGTTTAGTAGCAGTTGTTTCGGATTCAGGACGTCCTCCAAG ATCGAGCATGGTACCTGTAATAGTTCATATACCGAATGGTGCCTCCTTACCTGTAGCAGCAAGGGCTGCACCTGCTTGGTTGGGAAGTAGTGTTCTTTTAGTAGCAGTTTTTGGAGCTGTTTTAGGACTACTTGGAgttgttatacttattcttattctttacatatataagca CAGCAAAGGGAGCAAAAGTGGTGGATCTGTAAGTTCCGTTGGAACCGGATATCGCGAGAAATCGCCGGTGCCATCAGCTTTAAGTCCAACGCCACAAGTATTAGGAGCCAGTGCTCTTCAAGATACTTCAGAGAACAGCTACAGGAAGCGTTCTACCACGAACGAGAGTGGAAGTAACGTTAACGAGACCGTCACCGATCTCGACGCACCTGGTTTTGGAGAATTGAACGAGCGAGCCTACGCCGCCACGATCAAAA GTGTCGCATCGGCTAGACAGCTACCTCTCTATGCTAGGCATAAGATCGCACCAGCCCCGAATCCACCTGCCTTATCAGCAACCTCAAACATTCCAAATATCGGCGGTCTTGTTCAAAACATGAATGACTTGAGTGCAAGGAGCAATCTCGATGCAACTTCCCACGATTCATCTACTTGCTCCGGTGACCCACCGGACTCTCTGATGACTGTCTGGCCAGTAGGATCTATGTCTCCGAGAGTTAAGAAACTTTCCTGGGACGACGACGATAGG ACTGTGGAAAGTATCGACGTAAGAGCAGAAACCAGGCCAGGAAGCACTAAAACTGAGACCGAACGTCTAAATCTTACcgtttatttttga
- the LOC124424735 gene encoding protocadherin-16 isoform X2: MGTSLQKIVPLLSCMLQFIAGQLIRDTRCFLENGATAAHLFVNEDHAVGDIVGVLGVLGDPGPHGDIKLRLQELDSPVEFSPYSKNLTLTRPLDKEGVDGPASVYVNVICERKRTLDPGFVIPVNIRVTDANDNAPQFVNAPYVLNISEVTVVGTRVLQGVRAVDADQPGPYSTVQYAVLPGPHSEYFVFVNALEGTLVLRKPLDYEALTNFSIDIRAQDQGNPPRSSTTTLYVNVIDADDQNPSFLNDQYKVKLPSQIKTRTVLKVEPASIKAVDQDVGINAPVRYTIQGGILPFLLLNPDTAEIVIIRSLQENELLSPATIVVKATQIDNPDRYALATIVVSREDAYGTGPTAGGRVPTKFTLKDYQIKIPENTPPGSVILTMSVNRADSLLRFWLVGAVEDLERFSVTPSGELILKGTLDYEKRTQHSFLVQVTDGYFNDTSRVNVSIEDVNEWEPRFRHPRYEFHARSLKEGSIVGRLEAADGDRDDMIRLSLRGPDARSFEIHDNGELILRSMNTINGSMARLVAVVSDSGRPPRSSMVPVIVHIPNGASLPVAARAAPAWLGSSVLLVAVFGAVLGLLGVVILILILYIYKHKGSKSGGSVSSVGTGYREKSPVPSALSPTPQVLGASALQDTSENSYRKRSTTNESGSNVNETVTDLDAPGFGELNERAYAATIKSMFPSRVIHDGTMRSSHRFERRFVRASSSVASARQLPLYARHKIAPAPNPPALSATSNIPNIGGLVQNMNDLSARSNLDATSHDSSTCSGDPPDSLMTVWPVGSMSPRVKKLSWDDDDRTVESIDVRAETRPGSTKTETERLNLTVYF; the protein is encoded by the exons ATGGGGACCAGCTTACAAAAGATCGTGCCTCTTCTTTCCTGCATGCTCCAATTTATTGCCGGACAAT TGATCCGAGACACGAGATGTTTTTTGGAAAACGGTGCAACGGCGGCTCATCTCTTTGTCAACGAGGATCACGCAGTTGGCGATATCGTCGGCGTTCTTGGTGTCTTGGGAGATCCAGGACCACACGGAGACATTAAATTGAGACTTCAAGAACTTGATAGTCCTGTCGAGTTTTCACcttattcgaaaaatttaacattaactAGACCACTGGATAAAGAAGGTGTTGACGGACCTGCCAGCGTTTACGTTAACGTTATTTGCGAAAGAAAACGTACTTTAGATCCC GGTTTCGTGATACCAGTTAATATTCGCGTGACTGATGCCAATGATAATGCGCCTCAATTCGTGAACGCTCCTTACGTATTGAATATTTCTGAG GTCACGGTCGTTGGCACAAGAGTATTGCAGGGTGTCCGAGCAGTGGATGCAGATCAACCAGGGCCTTATTCTACTGTGCAATATGCCGTTTTACCGGGACCTCATTCG gaatatttcgtttttgtGAATGCGTTAGAAGGCACGCTAGTATTAAGAAAACCTTTGGATTACGAAGCTCTTACAAATTTCTCCATTGATATTCGAGCACAA gATCAAGGTAATCCTCCACGATCCTCGACCACGACGTTATACGTGAACGTCATCGATGCCGATGATCAAAATCCTTCGTTTCTCAATGATCAGTACAAAGTCAAACTTCCTTCGCAAATTAAAACG AGAACAGTTTTGAAAGTGGAGCCAGCATCGATAAAGGCTGTTGATCAAGACGTTGGTATAAATGCTCCTGTTAGATATACCATTCAAGGAGGAAttttaccttttcttcttttaaatccTGACACTGCCGAAATAGTTATTATACGATCGTTGCAAGAAAATGAACTCTTGTCGCCTGCTACGATCGTCGTTAAA GCTACTCAGATAGACAATCCTGATAGATATGCATTGGCGACTATCGTTGTATCTCGAGAGGATGCTTATGGAACAGGTCCTACTGCAG GTGGCCGAGTACCTACGAAGTTCACGCTAAAagattatcaaataaaaattccgGAGAATACACCGCCTGGTAGCGTTATTTTAACTATGAGCGTCAATAGAGCTGATTCT CTATTAAGATTTTGGCTTGTTGGAGCAGTTGAAGACTTGGAAAGGTTCTCTGTAACTCCTTCTGGCGAATTAATTTTGAAGGGTACTCTTGATTATGAGAAAAGAACTCAACATAGTTTTCTAGTTCAAGTTACTGATGGTTACTTT AACGATACATCCAGAGTCAATGTATCGATTGAGGATGTGAATGAATGGGAACCACGATTTCGACATCCCAGATATGAATTCCATGCTCGTTCTTTAAAAGAAGGATCTATTGTCG GAAGATTGGAAGCCGCGGATGGCGACAGAGACGATATGATTCGATTGTCTTTAAGAGGTCCAGATGCAAG gTCATTTGAAATACATGACAATGGTGAGTTGATTTTAAGATCTATGAATACCATAAATGGTTCAATGGCTCGTTTAGTAGCAGTTGTTTCGGATTCAGGACGTCCTCCAAG ATCGAGCATGGTACCTGTAATAGTTCATATACCGAATGGTGCCTCCTTACCTGTAGCAGCAAGGGCTGCACCTGCTTGGTTGGGAAGTAGTGTTCTTTTAGTAGCAGTTTTTGGAGCTGTTTTAGGACTACTTGGAgttgttatacttattcttattctttacatatataagca CAAAGGGAGCAAAAGTGGTGGATCTGTAAGTTCCGTTGGAACCGGATATCGCGAGAAATCGCCGGTGCCATCAGCTTTAAGTCCAACGCCACAAGTATTAGGAGCCAGTGCTCTTCAAGATACTTCAGAGAACAGCTACAGGAAGCGTTCTACCACGAACGAGAGTGGAAGTAACGTTAACGAGACCGTCACCGATCTCGACGCACCTGGTTTTGGAGAATTGAACGAGCGAGCCTACGCCGCCACGATCAAAAGTATGTTCCCGTCACGAGTAATTCATGACGGTACGATGCGCTCTTCGCACCGTTTCGAACGGCGATTCGTACGAGCTAGCTCAA GTGTCGCATCGGCTAGACAGCTACCTCTCTATGCTAGGCATAAGATCGCACCAGCCCCGAATCCACCTGCCTTATCAGCAACCTCAAACATTCCAAATATCGGCGGTCTTGTTCAAAACATGAATGACTTGAGTGCAAGGAGCAATCTCGATGCAACTTCCCACGATTCATCTACTTGCTCCGGTGACCCACCGGACTCTCTGATGACTGTCTGGCCAGTAGGATCTATGTCTCCGAGAGTTAAGAAACTTTCCTGGGACGACGACGATAGG ACTGTGGAAAGTATCGACGTAAGAGCAGAAACCAGGCCAGGAAGCACTAAAACTGAGACCGAACGTCTAAATCTTACcgtttatttttga
- the LOC124424797 gene encoding C-type lectin domain family 9 member A — MTHTIMRQSRYLRTFLSILLMTSAVIIIEISAESSFTKSTNDTNIPESRRIGPWSEILEDWIVTAANPGMSRISKVMKLNDKVLTVSTKGTQNKRDVSETDIYLLGAIEKLVYRVDYVEKRLRRAEELLYYVISGSTANKDSCPSNYTSIGQYCYYFSDREYDWKSSASLCRGMGGHLVEFETIVENQDVISYLQGNAKLKGKNFWTGGLNPGLLWIWAGSARPIHNDTKQAVVGNGRCLKLSYDLSSKIYSYKGEECASRQKFICELTTDDESANKIERTARMLSDTIS, encoded by the exons ATGACGCA TACTATCATGAGGCAATCAAGATACTTACGTACatttctatcgattttattgatgACATCGGCAGTAATCATCATAGAAATTTCGG CTGAGTCTTCTTTTACGAAATCAACAAACGACACGAATATACCTGAAAGTCGTAGAATAGGACCTTGGAGCGAAATTTTAGAAGATTGGATTGTCACTGCCGCGAATCCTGGCATGTCAAGAATATCGAAGGTAATGAAACTAAATGACAAAGTATTAACAGTATCGACCAAAGGAACACAGAATAAGAGAGACGTTTCTGAGACAGACATTTATTTACtcg gTGCAATTGAGAAACTTGTATACAGAGTGGATTACGTAGAAAAACGTCTCAGGAGAGCTGAAGAACTTTtgtattatgttatttctgGATCTACCGCTAACAAAG aTTCCTGCCCATCGAACTACACGAGCATCGGtcagtattgctattattttagtGATCGTGAATACGATTGGAAGTCATCCGCCAGTCTTTGCCGAGGTATGGGAGGACATTTGGTCGAATTCGAAACCATTGTTGAAAATCAGGATGTAATTTCGTATCTCCAAGGAAATGCGAAGCTCAAAGGCAAAAACTTTTGGACAGGTGGTTTGAACCCTGGCCTTTTATGGATCTGGGCCGGAAGTGCCAGACCTATTCATAATGATACGAAACAAGCTGTCGTTGGAAACGGCAG GTGTCTAAAATTGTCCTACGATCTATCTTCGAAGATTTATTCTTATAAGGGTGAAGAATGTGCGTCAAGGCAAAAATTCATTTGCGAATTGACCACAGACGACGAGTCAGCGAATAAAATTGAGAGAACAGCACGAATGTTATCCGATACT atATCCTGA